A genome region from Penicillium psychrofluorescens genome assembly, chromosome: 3 includes the following:
- a CDS encoding uncharacterized protein (ID:PFLUO_005203-T1.cds;~source:funannotate), whose amino-acid sequence MVETRGSRPSIDGQEHLPTSFEDHDQVDQKPARHLEDDDHGAASPAKKRRIDSGPDDQLAHLEHEAVTDHQAADNALAENGPGQLEASPGAAADQISGSTISPDVATILSEIMDHTERQEETVALGPQEIPSSGDFPGARGYAFLKANSHLKIQSLPILDNLSTQILSFLAKNTYQDLAAMVSEPDSENGQAYATMRSLFDHTKRVYTVRHSFLLPSDIEITDPSQVDIIRKANMASFVSSIFGSQEVGFHELNEHFLDVFVPEGGRLLKVQGALYLELKTQTFISAMNTKDRTRTELLYQLFPDDMDQRLLARRPGTRQLAPSEVDFVNRATSRRDILLGDVNNEEALRALPDKYHWEDFLRDLSSYIAKNFDAINTQQGKKVVKGRQPSSSNGDAQESPTYQGQFSANQQVEVPVDKNMHSDLVARAARAAQIALQGHRLQRSQQQQQQQTQPQASQTPTQTQPQQASQPASQHESPYLQGYTAAQQPSPASQHFQHSPTPPGGYPQQQPSNQLTFQQSPLQANFQQYQPNAATAMQARQNGMSNHGYMPGIPHYTQSQPTQVLYERARMAASAKSSPASRRTGLPSQRRPWTMDEENALMAGLDRVKGPHWSQILAMFGPGGTISEALKDRNQVQLKDKARNLKLFFLKSGIEVPYYLKFVTGELKTRAPLQAAKREARERQKKQGEEDKAHVEGIKGMMALAGAHSSQSGHEMSASPSLPPDTGSQGVFDQTAEQNLMQTLSQEVHGSQYAPSQSDHLDPSLQMGQ is encoded by the exons ATGGTCGAGACTCGAGGCTCGAGGCCATCTATTGATGGCCAGGAACACCTGCCAACCTCTTTTGAGGATCACGATCAGG TCGATCAAAAGCCTGCTCGCCATCTTGAGGACGACGACCATGGCGCCGCCTCGCCGGCTAAAAAGCGCCGGATCGACTCGGGACCTGACGACCAACTCGCACACTTGGAGCACGAAGCCGTAACTGACCACCAGGCTGCTGACAACGCTCTG GCCGAAAATGGACCAGGTCAGCTCGAGGCCTCTCCCGGTGCGGCTGCAGATCAGATCTCTGGCTCAACCATCAGTCCCGACGTGGCGACAATCCTCTCAGAGATCATGGATCATACCGAGCGCCAGGAAGAAACCGTCGCGCTTGGCCCGCAGGAAATTCCCTCTTCGGGCGACTTTCCTGGCGCCCGGGGGTATGCTTTTCTCAAGGCCAACTCCCACCTGAAAATCCAGAGTCTTCCTATTCTGGACAACCTC TCTACTCAaatcctctccttcctcgctAAAAACACCTACCAAGACCTCGCCGCGATGGTGTCCGAACCGGATTCCGAAAATGGGCAAGCCTACGCGACCATGCGCTCGTTATTCGACCACACCAAGCGTGTGTACACCGTCCGACACTCCTTTCTTCTGCCCTCGGATATTGAGATCACGGATCCCTCTCAAGTGGACATTATCCGGAAGGCCAACATGGCCTCGTTTGTGTCGAGCATCTTCGGATCTCAAGAGGTTGGCTTCCATGAGCTGAATGAGCACTTCTTGGATGTATTCGTGCCCGAGGGCGGTCGCCTGCTGAAGGTCCAGGGCGCTCTGTATCTCGAACTTAAGACACAGACGTTTATCTCGGCCATGAACACCAAGGATCGCACTCGAACGGAGCTGTTGTATCAACTCTTCCCCGACGATATGGATCAACGCTTGCTGGCGAGACGTCCGGGTACGCGGCAGTTGGCTCCCAGCGAAGTTGACTTTGTCAACCGCGCTACTTCGCGCCGCGACattcttctcggcgatgtcAATAACGAGGAAGCATTGCGAGCGTTGCCGGACAAATATCACTGGGAAGATTTCCTTCGCGATCTCAGTTCATACATTGCGAAGAATTTTGATGCCATCAACACCCAGCAG ggaaagaaagtcgtGAAAGGTCGCCAGCCCTCGAGCTCCAATGGTGATGCACAAGAATCTCCAACCTACCAGGGCCAATTCTCGGCCAATCAGCAAGTGGAAGTCCCCGTGGATAAAAACATGCACAGCGACCTTGTCGCCCGGGCTGCGCGAGCAGCCCAGATCGCCCTGCAGGGCCATCGGCTTCAGCGCtcccagcagcaacagcagcagcagacacAGCCCCAGGCCAGTCAGACGCCgacccaaacccaaccccAGCAGGCATCACAGCCTGCCAGCCAGCACGAGAGCCCGTACTTGCAGGGCTATACCGCCGCCCAGCAACCATCACCTGCTTCACAGCACTTCCAGCACAGCCCTACGCCGCCGGGTGGATatccgcagcaacagccgtCGAACCAATTGACCTTCCAGCAGAGCCCGTTGCAGGCGAATTTCCAACAGTACCAGCCCAATGCTGCGACGGCCATGCAGGCACGACAGAACGGCATGTCAAACCATGGATACATGCCAGGCATCCCGCACTACACACAGTCACAGCCTACCCAGGTTCTCTACGAGCGAGCTCGCATGGCCGCGTCTGCCAAGTCGTCTCCGGCTAGTCGGCGGACTGGCCTGCCCAGCCAACGCCGCCCTTGGAccatggatgaggagaacGCGTTGATGGCTGGACTGGACCGGGTGAAAGGGCCTCACTGGAGTCAGATCCTGGCCATGTTTGGTCCTGGCGGAACAATCAGCGAGGCCCTGAAGGATCGCAACCAGGTGCAACTTAAGGACAAGGCACGCAACCTCAAGCTGTTTTTCCTCAAGAGCGGAATCGAGGTGCCATACTACCTGAAATTTGTCACGGGTGAACTCAAGACCCGCGCGCCGCTTCAGGCCGCTAAGCGGGAGGCCCGTGAACGACAGAAGAAgcaaggcgaggaagacaaggCCCACGTGGAGGGCATCAAGGGCATGATGGCTCTGGCTGGCGCGCACTCCTCGCAGTCCGGGCATGAGATGTCGGCGTCGCCCAGCCTGCCGCCCGACACGGGCAGCCAGGGTGTGTTTGATCAAACGGCGGAACAGAACCTGATGCAGACGCTCAGCCAGGAAGTGCACGGTAGTCAGTATGCGCCGTCTCAGTCGGACCACCTGGACCCCAGCCTGCAGATGGGTCAGTAg
- a CDS encoding uncharacterized protein (ID:PFLUO_005202-T1.cds;~source:funannotate) produces MLTNRPSFTSAAWILQFSALAAAQDYSEKIWGVFSYTLYGDSTPKILASPRAQVLTEYGASTLYTAGSAFRARYVEDGMANAAGTGIQNIEPSILDSLEVNAFSTPEQFVLASAQAFMQGLYPPLGQSLDSPYPDPTAQLSNGSQSAYPLNGYQYPLIVTMDQEDPHSLALAGQAKCPMHQASNNEYLHTAQAFELTEWFAPFYMNMWRRALSAVYDINSASYPNAVEIGEYLEYEAVHNDTLMDAINVGDVALARWLADQYIWATSSQTSSSSEMQSNVTAVAGQTLASSILQAFDANIQSQGSQQMMTMLFGGDEPAVALASLLGLADEQNPNFYSRPVRGGSLVFELYSFDDSYIPSYPSTDGLYVRFFLHNGTSNDTTWQSYPLFGHGPSRDFLPYNEFVQEIETFSLGSTEQWCTLCKSESVFCKGVLGDKDSTQKKRMAPAVAGVIGAVITLVAIGLLTVIGLLVCRVRFRKRGEGGRKPSLGGFKGTGKLASDTDVTFRHPIWGTSKAADEHANDEITAGGVVVPGHERLGSWEMGQQSKEVENIDSMGRPQTTSAFDEENDDEWRIHSTLQPVKVRDSGLLGSKHSKKPVLSESPSNKSSGKATKSSRPYQNATPEPKTRCRPKVTDKKASSKTALVATDAGFARFLREHSSPRHQRVTAGGKIVPMQPDNIPPHDHSLAENWQGQTSTATESAGEHAQVPHDTSQHGNPFQPAGVTEHGSQTEYLGPYAPEFVPMQTQMLPPPTLSTTAPMQSPIIVSSQTQSLSQTALTPSEMLGVSPIPFRTMPQVAVQENSAAYMAPLPEVGRNDWHDWLQVPGQASSAQNYSWDNWASTAANATSFTTTQQAGTSASYVNPNLLQATMYTDTTQLAQQHGVVLPPSWQDNQHRLILQCLRYYARDLVRTMTRYASRGFHRAHVTIASMDRQQAMDPGAARDWNFTALRLQHVRDRGQFDEMVTWLQFEPEPLEVISNEQGPTAGPSSGILSGTTGVQLGSALGTTGIVSRSHGNNNIAVPVGTEPQSQEQTGSTELDSRPWLVTSHGSVDHFSVEDEDVTNEDAMNMNFPEDEEFVPQAAGASGNWSNTVPRNFGSTILSSIRESENEETVSDPGDVLPATTGTEGFAGSKYVYQSIEMDEPEDGNLEDEGAEEFSDLDSFGFGGSDVSEVDEVDVGDGEYGAQVGDGEDEDELLSGSESEYSDGEHDTTGEADETDQSSPESGENVEHVEASTELNPVRDFKDDKYSIHWTPINRPSFGLDGSSSPRIRTGGLGMLASFLALPGSPAHTAPAVVGESKVHAYACSGVWPHEADPVEVRL; encoded by the exons ATGTTGACGAATCGGCCCTCCTTCACCTCCGCAGCCTGGATCCTACAGTTTTCTGCATTGGCTGCAGCGCAGGACTATTCCGAGAAGATATGGGGAGTCTTCTCCTACACGCTATACGGAGACAGCACCCCCAAGATACTGGCATCGCCCAGAGCACAAGTCCTGACCGAGTACGGCGCCAGTACACTCTACACCGCAGGATCAGCCTTCCGTGCTCGATatgtggaagatggaatGGCCAATGCTGCAGGAACGGGCATCCAAAATATCGAACCGAGTATTTTGGACTCGCTAGAAGTCAACGCCTTCTCTACGCCTGAGCAATTTGTCCTTGCATCCGCCCAAGCCTTCATGCAGGGTCTCTACCCACCGCTTGGTCAATCGTTGGATTCGCCATACCCTGATCCGACGGCGCAACTGTCCAATGGGTCTCAGTCTGCGTACCCGCTCAATGGATATCAGTATCCGCTAATCGTCACAATGGATCAGGAGGATCCGCACTCTTTGGCACTGGCTGGTCAGGCGAAGTGTCCCATGCACCAGGCTTCAAACAACGAATACCTGCATACGGCCCAGGCGTTCGAACTGACAGAGTGGTTCGCACCGTTTTATATGAATATGTGGAGAAGGGCCTTGTCTGCGGTATACGATATAAACTCCGCCTCGTACCCGAATGCCGTGGAGATTGGCGAGTATCTCGAGTACGAGGCTGTGCATAACGACACTCTGATGGATGCCATCAATGTGGGAGACGTCGCACTTGCGCGGTGGCTGGCAGACCAATACATCTGGGCCACCTCCAGCCAAACCTCTTCATCGTCTGAAATGCAATCCAACGTGACGGCCGTTGCCGGTCAGACGCTGGCTTCGAGCATCTTGCAAGCATTCGATGCCAACATCCAAAGCCAGGGCAGCCAGCAGATGATGACCATGCTGTTCGGCGGTGACGAGCCGGCCGTTGCTCTGGCGTCTCTGCTGGGACTGGCTGACGAGCAAAACCCTAACTTCTACTCCCGGCCTGTTCGGGGTGGGTCGCTCGTCTTTGAGCTGTACAGCTTCGACGACAGCTACATTCCGTCATATCCGAGCACTGATGGTCTGTATGTGCGCTTCTTCCTGCACAATGGTACCAGCAACGACACCACGTGGCAGTCCTATCCGCTCTTCGGACACGGCCCGAGCCGGGACTTCCTTCCTTACAATGAGTTCGTCCAGGAGATCGAGACGTTTTCCCTGGGCTCAACCGAGCAATGGTGTACCCTGTGCAAGTCGGAGTCTGTCTTTTGCAAGGGTGTTCTGGGTGACAAGGACTCGACGCAGAAGAAACGCATGGCTCCTGCCGTGGCTGGCGTGATCGGTGCGGTCATCACGCTGGTTGCTATCGGTCTCCTGACGGTGATCGGCCTGCTTGTGTGTCGGGTGCGTTTCCGCAAGCGCGGAGAGGGCGGCCGAAAGCCGAGTCTGGGAGGCTTCAAGGGTACCGGCAAGCTGGCTAGCGATACGGACGTCACCTTCCGCCACCCCATTTGGGGCACCTCGAAGGCGGCCGATGAACATGCGAATGATGAAATCACGGCCGGTGGAGTTGTCGTCCCGGGCCATGAGCGGCTCGgaagctgggagatgggCCAGCAGAGCAAGGAAGTCGAGAACATTGACTCGATGGGCCGGCCACAGACCACCTCTGCTTTtgacgaggagaatgacGATGAATGGAGGATCCATAGTACCCTGCAGCCAGTCAAAGTGAGGGACA GCGGGCTGCTAGGGTCGAAACACAGCAAGAAGCCAGTGCTCTCTGAGAGTCCTTCGAACAAGTCGTCAGGCAAAGCAACCAAGTCGTCGCGGCCGTATCAGAACGCGACACCTGAGCCAAAGACGCGCTGCCGACCGAAGGTCACCGACAAAAAGGCCTCCTCCAAGACAGCCCTCGTCGCAACTGACGCAGGGTTTGCGCGTTTTCTGCGAGAACACTCGTCTCCAAGGCACCAGAGAGTCACTGCGGGAGGCAAAATTGTTCCAATGCAACCCGACAACATCCCGCCTCATGATCATAGTCTTGCCGAGAACTGGCAGGGCCAAACCTCCACGGCCACCGAGAGCGCTGGCGAACATGCCCAGGTTCCTCATGACACCTCGCAGCATGGCAATCCTTTTCAGCCTGCGGGTGTGACTGAACATGGAAGTCAAACAGAATATTTGGGACCATATGCACCGGAGTTCGTACCAATGCAGACACAGATGCTCCCCCCTCCCACTCTGAGCACCACTGCGCCCATGCAATCTCCAATCATCGTTTCCTCGCAGACACAAAGCCTGTCGCAAACTGCTTTGACACCCTCAGAGATGCTTGGCGTGAGCCCCATCCCGTTTCGGACAATGCCTCAGGTTGCCGTGCAAGAAAATAGCGCCGCATACATGGCTCCTCTTCCCGAAGTTGGTCGCAACGATTGGCATGATTGGCTTCAAGTACCTGGTCAAGCATCAAGCGCTCAAAACTATTCATGGGACAATTGGGCATCAACAGCAGCCAATGCAACAAGCTTCACCACAACCCAGCAGGCAGGAACGTCAGCAAGCTATGTTAATCCCAACCTACTTCAAGCCACGATGTATACCGACACCACTCAACTGGCACAGCAGCATGGAGTGGTGCTTCCGCCAAGCTGGCAAGACAATCAACACAGGTTGATACTACAGTGCTTGCGGTACTACGCACGGGATCTGGTTCGCACCATGACCCGGTATGCCTCTCGAGGTTTTCATCGAGCCCATGTCACCATAGCTTCCATGGATCGGCAGCAGGCGATGGATCCAGGTGCAGCAAGAGATTGGAATTTCACCGCGCTGCGATTGCAGCATGTCCGAGACCGAGGGCAGTTTGATGAGATGGTCACATGGTTGCAGTTTGAGCCTGAACCGCTCGAGGTTATTAGCAATGAGCAAGGACCAACCGCCGGGCCATCCTCTGGAATACTGTCTGGTACTACTGGGGTTCAGCTTGGTTCTGCGCTCGGCACCACCGGGATCGTTTCTAGGTCTCATGGCAATAATAATATTGCTGTCCCTGTTGGCACAGAGCCGCAGTCCCAGGAGCAAACGGGTTCCACGGAGTTAGACAGCAGACCATGGTTGGTAACATCTCACGGCTCTGTGGACCATTTCAgtgtcgaggacgaggacgtCACAAACGAGGATGCCATGAATATGAACTTccccgaggatgaggagtttgTTCCCCAGGCAGCTGGTGCATCTGGAAATTGGAGTAATACCGTGCCTCGGAACTTTGGCAGTACTATACTGTCTTCTATCCGTGAGAGTGAAAATGAGGAGACGGTGAGCGATCCGGGCGATGTGTTGCCGGCAACGACTGGTACTGAGGGGTTTGCCGGCTCGAAGTA CGTCTATCAGTCAATTGAAATGGACGAGCCAGAAGACGGCAATCTTGAAGATGAGGGGGCTGAGGAGTTCAG TGACCTCGATAGTTTCGGTTTCGGTGGATCCGACGTTAGTGAAGTAGATGAGGTGGACGTCGGGGATGGTGAATATGGGGCGCAAGTTGGggatggcgaggacgaagacgagctACTCAG TGGCTCGGAGAGTGAATACAGCGACGGTGAGCATGACACCACAGGCGAAGCGGATGAGACGGATCAGAGCAGCCCCGAGAGTGGGGAGAACGTGGAACACGTCGAGGCCAG CACTGAGTTGAACCCGGTGCGCGACTTCAAAGACGACAAATACTCGATTCACTGGACTCCTATCAATCGCCCTAGCTTCGGCCTGGATGGATCTTCCAGCCCGCGCATCCGAACCGGTGGGCTCGGCATGCTGGCGTCGTTCCTTGCCCTGCCGGGGAGCCCGGCTCACACGGCGCCTGCTGTTGTGGGGGAGAGCAAGGTGCATGCGTATGCCTGCTCCGGTGTCTGGCCCCATGAGGCAGACCCGGTGGAGGTGAGACTCTAG
- a CDS encoding uncharacterized protein (ID:PFLUO_005201-T1.cds;~source:funannotate), translating to MTQLFASSPPAMSSDKTNEKRGNFPGLSLPSRKHSAESGHLPTRIKNFFRINSSSSHSSANSPANSHEREREKEGPAASPSKLESRSPFRQSRFLPAIGRNRSTTVASEGHPLDDGVSPTATANPYFAHQGQPALRHRNEGSVPSSPPDTPELLVDGVSAVEQATTANKEELARKLRRVASAPNAQGMFISGQGAERPQTADMGKEPLVEHPGPIPKISLAASRSEKSAAVSAIPSAVSESNLGSELSSLSFRRTYSSNSIKVRNVEVGPASFDKIKLIGKGDVGKVYLVREKKSSRLYAMKVLSKKEMIKRNKIKRALAEQEILATSNHPFIVTLYHSFQSEDYLYLCMEYCSGGEFFRTLQTRPGKTISEDAARFYAAEVTAALEYLHLMGFIYRDLKPENILLHQSGHIMLSDFDLSKQSGPGGAPTMIPARNGGNSSTSLPTIDTKSCIADFRTNSFVGTEEYIAPEVIKGCGHTSAVDWWTLGILIYEMLYGTTPFKGKNRNATFASILRDEVPFPDNSNTQQTSTLCKSLIRKLLIKDETKRLGARAGASDVKTHPFFRTTQWALIRHMKPPMIPHQGRAGTDTINFRNVKESGSVDIGGTATTKMKGVPLDSGMMTPNGELNDPFEEFNSVTLHHEGDM from the exons ATGACCCAGTTATTCGCTTCTAGCCCTCCGGCGATGTCGAGCGACAAGACAAACGAGAAGCGCGGGAATTTCCCGGGCCTATCCCTGCCGTCCCGTAAACACTCCGCCGAATCGGGTCATCTGCCGACAAGAATCAAGAACTTCTTCCGCATCAATAGTTCCAGCAGCCATTCCTCCGCCAACAGCCCCGCCAACAGTCATGAACGAGAACGCGAAAAGGAAGGCCCTGCCGCCAGTCCGTCCAAACTGGAATCCAGATCGCCTTTCCGGCAGTCTCGCTTCCTTCCTGCCATTGGTCGCAACCGCTCAACAACGGTCGCCAGCGAGGGCCACCCTCTGGACGATGGTGTCTCACCGACCGCGACTGCGAACCCATATTTTGCCCACCAGGGCCAGCCGGCGTTGCGACACCGGAATGAGGGCTCTGTCCCTTCGTCACCTCCCGATACACCCGAGTTGCTGGTCGACGGGGTCTCGGCGGTGGAGCaggccaccaccgccaacaaGGAGGAACTCGCACGGAAACTGCGCCGTGTAGCGTCGGCTCCCAATGCCCAGGGCATGTTCATCAGTGGCCAGGGCGCTGAGCGGCCTCAGACGGCTGATATGGGCAAGGAGCCCCTTGTGGAACATCCAGGTCCCATTCCCAAGATCAGCCTGGCTGCTTCGCGGAGCGAAAAGTCCGCTGCCGTCTCGGCCATCCCTTCCGCCGTGTCTGAAAGTAATCTCGGAAGCGAGCTCAGCAGTCTCTCGTTTCGTCGAACCTACAGCTCCAATTCTATCAAAGTCCGCAATGTCGAAGTGGGGCCCGCCAGTTTTGATAAGATCAAGTTGATCGGCAAAGGTGATGTCGGGAAAGTTTATCTGgtgcgcgagaagaagtcgAGCCGTCTCTATGCCATGAAGG TCctgagcaagaaggaaatgatCAAGCGCAACAAGATTAAGCGTGCTTTAGCCGAACAAGAGATTCTGGCTACGAGCAATCATCCATTCATCGTCACGCTCTACCACTCCTTCCAATCAGAGGATTATCTGTATCTCTGCATGGAGTACTGCAGTGGTGGCGAGTTCTTCAGAACCCTGCAAACGCGCCCTGGAAAGACGATCTCCGAGGACGCGGCCCGCTTCTACGCTGCAGAGGTTACGGCTGCATTGGAGTACCTCCATCTCATGGGATTCATCTATCGTGACCTGAAGCCGGAAAACATTCTCCTTCACCAGTCCGGCCATATCATGCTTTCAGACTTCGATCTCTCGAAACAATCCGGACCTGGAGGAGCACCGACCATGATCCCGGCACGAAACGGCGGTAATTCGTCTACCTCTCTGCCCACCATTGACACCAAGTCCTGCATTGCCGACTTCCGTACGAATTCGTTCGTCGGCACGGAAGAGTATATCGCACCCGAAGTGATCAAGGGCTGCGGCCACACCAGCGCTGTCGATTGGTGGACGCTGGGTATCTTGATCTACGAGATGCTGTACGGTACCACACCCTTCAAGGGCAAGAACCGAAATGCCACGTTCGCGAGCATCTTGCGGGACGAGGTTCCATTCCCCGATAACTCCAACACGCAACAGACCTCCACGCTATGCAAGTCCCTGATTCGCAAGCTGCTGATCAAGGACGAGACCAAGCGTCTCGGTGCCCGTGCCGGAGCCAGTGACGTGAAGACGCACCCGTTCTTCCGGACGACTCAGTGGGCACTTATTCGTCACATGAAGCCGCCCATGATCCCGCATCAGGGCCGCGCCGGCACAGACACGATAAACTTCCGCAATGTCAAGGAGAGTGGCAGCGTGGATATTGGCGGCACTGCCACGACCAAGATGAAGGGTGTGCCGCTGGACTCGGGTATGATGACCCCGAATGGCGAGCTGAACGATCCGTTTGAGGAGTTCAACAGCGTCACTCTCCACCACGAGGGAGACATGTAA
- a CDS encoding uncharacterized protein (ID:PFLUO_005199-T1.cds;~source:funannotate) yields MSLARPARCLFCSFSRIAPSSTRVSRRQFHPTPAPLVNRKPKFPNIKAELKPDEFQHFTEEEKAQLAKEYSPAQMAAIEAGEKAIDPKDLADQARSRDDPMKFKYMDDFSVVEPGIDRHIRAPKENSEYNTKFRTEDDFVEDFGRFFANMPDNASGADFMRFAESLRVTEGKESSELDPHSALVPDLFGPGETISEPRTEERKSAAEKGEKERSLQAEEMTEGLKRLLLATGYTERQIMDLRTKTLVSHHVVNQTRLGKVRRHYRLSIAGNGNGLLGIGEAKSEESSDAKTQSRYRAIRNMQPISRYENRTIFGDVKGKSGAVEVQLMHRPPGFGLRVQYLIYEMCRAAGISDLSARLGRSRNQMNTVKAAYQALMGQRDPEEIARARGKKLVDVRKVYYAGKV; encoded by the exons ATGAGTCTCGCCCGGCCAGCACGATGTCTGttctgcagcttctcgcgGATAGCGCCATCGAGCACGCGAGTGTCTCGACGCCAATTCCACCCGACCCCGGCGCCGCTCGTGAACCGGAAACCCAAGTTCCCCAACATCAAGGCGGAGCTGAAGCCCGATGAATTCCAACACTtcaccgaggaggaaaaggcTCAGCTGGCGAAGGAATATTCTCCTGCCCAAATGGCTGCCATTGAGGCTggcgagaaggccatcgacCCCAAGGACCTGGCCGACCAGGCCCGGTCACGCGACGACCCCATGAAGTTCAAATACATGGACGATTTCTCGGTCGTCGAACCGGGCATCGACCGACACATCCGGGCCCCGAAGGAGAACTCAGAGTACAACACCAAGTTCCGGACGGAGGACGACTTTGTCGAGGACTTTGGCCGCTTCTTCGCCAATATGCCGGACAACGCGTCCGGGGCCGATTTCATGCGGTTTGCCGAGTCGCTGCGGGTGACAGAGGGTAAGGAGAGCAGCGAGCTGGATCCGCACAGTGCGCTGGTTCCTGATCTGTTCGGGCCCGGCGAGACCATCTCCGAACCTCGGACGGAGGAGCGCAAGTCTGCAGCCGAGAAGGGTGAGAAGGAGCGCTCGTTGCAGGCGGAGGAAATGACGGAGGGCCTGAAGCGCCTGCTTCTCGCTACGGGCTACACCGAACGCCAAATTATGGATCTCCGCACCAAAACCCTCGTCTCCCACCACGTCGTCAACCAGACCCGTCTGGGTAAGGTCCGCCGCCACTACCGTCTGTCCATTGCCGGCAACGGCAACGGCCTGCTGGGCATCGGCGAGGCCAAGTCTGAAGAATCCAGTGATGCAAAGACTCAGTCGCGCTACCGTGCCATCCGCAACATGCAACCCATCTCCCGTTACGAGAACCGCACTATCTTCGGCGATGTCAAGGGCAAGTCCGGTGCTGTGGAGGTGCAGTTGATGCACCGTCCGCCAG GCTTCGGTCTCCGCGTCCAGTACCTCATCTACGAAATGTGCCGTGCCGCTGGTATCTCCGACTTGTCGGCGCGGTTGGGACGATCCCGGAACCAGATGAACACGGTCAAGGCCGCGTACCAGGCGCTCATGGGCCAGCGTGACCCGGAGGAAATTGCCCGCGCACGCGGCaagaagctcgtcgacgTGCGCAAGGTCTACTACGCCGGGAAGGTGTAG
- a CDS encoding uncharacterized protein (ID:PFLUO_005200-T1.cds;~source:funannotate) — MSAFALDDADTHDPFVEDPSTSPPLPQFSSVHSLHDPDASHRRSNNPLLGPDNLVSDLEQEVLDEYTRLLGNVNQLSDKLGVLAGSPSSLTLDGLRLLERKTATVCTLLKASVYSIVLQQQIWNENVEQQQQQQQQAQQREGEHDHTQFQDQEYRHYGDGDEDVSFQ, encoded by the exons ATGTCTGCCTTCGCCCTCGACGACGCCGACACCCACGATCCCTTCGTCGAGGACCCCTCAACCTCACCTCCACTCCCACAATTCTCATCCGTGCACTCCCTCCACGACCCAGACGCCTCGCACCGCCGCTCCAATAATCCGCTGCTAGGCCCTGACAATCTTGTCTCCgatctggagcaggaggtgctggatgagTATACACGACTGCTGGGGAATGTGAACCAG CTCTCCGACAAACTAGGCGTCCTTGCCGgctccccctcctccctgACACTCGACggtctccgcctcctcgaGCGCAAGACCGCCACCGTGTGCACCCTGCTGAAGGCGAGTGTGTATAGCATTGTTCTACAGCAGCAGATCTGGAATGAGAATGTggagcaacagcagcaacagcaacagcaggcgcagcagcggGAAGGAGAGCATGATCATACGCAGTTTCAGGACCAGGAGTATCGGCATTATGGggatggtgatgaggatgtgTCGTTCCAGTGa
- a CDS encoding uncharacterized protein (ID:PFLUO_005204-T1.cds;~source:funannotate), which produces MADQQQPPPSSNPNGSQEPTTQPDSAGQPDSAIKPDPDQDATEDQDIDMAETNAAQGPIPDGENPAATIPTDVDPMAPAPTPSKKETSLREFLGKMDDYAPIIPDAVTAHYLTLAGLPPPGNGPNQTPPHLARLLALATQKFVSDIAADSYQFARIRASNSSSASNPMGSLNAASGLGGLSGAPAAGGAAGGDGGKGNKGNTQLGIQRAGFGGGGSGGSGQGRTVLTMEDLGMAVSEYGVSVKRGEFYR; this is translated from the exons ATGGCCGATCagcaacaacctcctccatcctccaacCCGAACGGCTCCCAGGAACCAACGACCCAGCCCGATTCTGCTGGTCAACCCGACTCTGCCATCAAGCCGGACCCCGACCAGGACGCCACGGAAGACCAAGACATCGATATGGCCGAAACCAACGCTGCCCAGGGCCCGATCCCTGACGGGGAGAATCCGGCCGCCACGATCCCTACTGACGTCGACCCGATGGCTCCGGCGCCCACGCCGTCCAAGAAGGAGACCAGCCTGCGCGAGTTCCTGGGGAAGATGGATGACTATGCGCCGATC ATCCCCGACGCAGTGACAGCCCACTACCTCACCCTCGCAGGCCTCCCACCGCCAGGCAATGGACCCAACCAAACCCCACCACACCTAGCACGTCTCCTCGCGCTGGCAACCCAGAAGTTCGTCTCCGACATCGCCGCAGACTCGTACCAGTTCGCCCGCATCCGCGCCTCCAacagctcctccgccagtaACCCGATGGGCAGTCTCAACGCCGCCTCAGGGCTAGGCGGTCTCTCCGGCgcgccggcggcgggtggtgccgctggtggcgatggcggcaagggcaatAAAGGCAATACGCAACTGGGGATTCAGCGCGCTGGgtttgggggtggtgggtCTGGTGGTTCGGGGCAGGGACGCACCGTGCTTACAATGGAGGATCTGGGGATGGCTGTTTCGGAGTATGGGGTGAGTGTGAAGAGAGGGGAATTTTACCGATAA